In Achromobacter xylosoxidans A8, a single window of DNA contains:
- the ubiB gene encoding ubiquinone biosynthesis regulatory protein kinase UbiB: MFPLLRLFRIILVSLRYGLDELVLSSLNHPLATCLLRVIRLGTRPRKPRGLRLRLALESLGPIFVKFGQVLSTRRDLIPADIADELALLQDRVPPFPSAQAAACIETALGAPPEKLFAQFEVDPVASASIAQVHFAVLHDGREVAVKVLRPGMLSIIEKDLSLLKVVARIIERLGADGRRLKPREVVAEFDKYLHDELDLVREASNCSQLRRNFGPESGRGDMLIVPEVIWEYTASTVFTMQRMYGMPVGQVERMRQAGIDIPTLARTGVEIFFTQVFTDGFFHADMHPGNIYVSDRPDTLGSYIALDFGIVGSLSEFDKNYLAQNFLAFFHRDYRRVAQLHIESGWVPPDTREEELEGAVRAVCEPYFDRPLSEISLGQVLLRLFQTSRRFNVEIQPQLVLLQKTLLNVEGLGRQLDPNLDLWKTAKPYLERWMRQRVGFKGLRQSLEKEAAQWSQMLPALPRLVHDHLSRPNVSPALLAEMIQLRRAQEQNNRLVAALVGVAAVAIGVALWALTR; the protein is encoded by the coding sequence ATGTTTCCCCTGCTGCGCCTCTTCCGCATCATCCTGGTTTCGCTGCGCTACGGCCTGGACGAGTTGGTGCTCTCCAGCCTGAACCATCCGCTGGCCACCTGCCTCCTGCGCGTCATCCGCCTGGGCACGCGTCCGCGCAAGCCGCGGGGCTTGAGGCTGCGCCTGGCGCTGGAATCGCTGGGTCCGATCTTCGTCAAGTTCGGGCAGGTGCTGTCCACCCGCCGCGACCTGATCCCCGCCGACATCGCCGACGAACTGGCCTTGCTGCAGGACCGCGTGCCGCCGTTCCCCTCGGCCCAGGCCGCTGCCTGCATCGAAACGGCGCTGGGTGCGCCGCCCGAGAAGCTGTTCGCCCAGTTCGAAGTGGACCCGGTGGCCTCGGCCTCGATTGCCCAGGTGCACTTCGCCGTGCTGCACGACGGCCGCGAGGTCGCGGTCAAGGTGCTGCGTCCGGGCATGCTCAGCATCATCGAGAAAGACCTGTCGCTGCTGAAGGTGGTGGCGCGCATCATCGAGCGCCTGGGCGCCGACGGCCGCCGTCTGAAGCCGCGCGAAGTGGTGGCCGAGTTCGACAAGTACTTGCACGACGAGCTGGACCTGGTGCGCGAAGCCTCCAATTGCAGCCAGCTGCGCCGTAACTTCGGCCCCGAGTCCGGCCGCGGCGACATGCTGATCGTGCCTGAGGTGATCTGGGAATACACCGCATCCACCGTGTTCACCATGCAGCGCATGTACGGCATGCCGGTGGGCCAGGTGGAGCGCATGCGCCAGGCCGGCATCGACATCCCGACGCTGGCGCGCACCGGCGTGGAGATCTTCTTCACGCAGGTCTTCACCGACGGCTTTTTCCACGCCGACATGCACCCGGGCAACATCTACGTGTCGGATCGCCCGGATACGCTGGGCAGCTATATCGCCCTGGACTTCGGCATCGTCGGCTCGCTGTCCGAGTTCGACAAGAATTACCTGGCGCAGAACTTCCTGGCCTTCTTCCACCGCGACTATCGTCGCGTGGCGCAGTTGCACATCGAATCGGGCTGGGTGCCGCCCGATACGCGCGAAGAAGAGCTGGAGGGCGCGGTGCGCGCCGTCTGCGAACCTTACTTTGACCGGCCGTTGTCGGAGATCTCACTGGGGCAGGTGCTGCTGCGCTTGTTCCAGACCTCGCGCCGGTTCAATGTGGAGATCCAGCCGCAGCTGGTCCTGTTGCAGAAGACCTTGCTGAACGTCGAGGGATTGGGCCGCCAGCTCGATCCCAACCTGGATCTCTGGAAGACCGCCAAGCCCTATCTGGAACGCTGGATGCGTCAGCGTGTCGGATTCAAGGGGCTGCGGCAGAGCCTGGAAAAAGAAGCCGCGCAGTGGTCGCAAATGCTGCCCGCTTTGCCCAGGCTGGTCCATGACCACCTGAGCCGTCCGAATGTCTCGCCCGCCTTGCTGGCCGAGATGATCCAATTGCGGCGGGCGCAGGAACAGAACAACCGGCTGGTTGCAGCGCTGGTTGGGGTGGCGGCGGTCGCCATCGGGGTCGCGTTATGGGCCTTGACCCGATAG
- a CDS encoding ferritin — translation MLYPELFKTMEAVRWNMAHDIPWGDFDRSKLSDEQAHTIKMNAITEWAALPATEMFLRDNRGDSDFCAFMSVWFFEEQKHSLVLIEYLRRFCPDLVPTEEELHNVRFEFDAAPELETLMLHFCGEVRLNHWYRRAAEWHTEPVIKAIYKTVAQDEARHAGAYLQYMRRALHDRGQDTSEQARLAFSKIGVLMASAGRTQQALHPTNLHVNKDLFPNDTVQSRLPEPGWLEHWLDTQIRFDGEWEQKVATRILHILSKLMDRSFETVKDLNRYRKEMTALIVPKEKQIILGGA, via the coding sequence ATGCTTTATCCTGAACTCTTCAAGACCATGGAAGCTGTGCGCTGGAACATGGCGCATGACATACCCTGGGGTGATTTCGATCGCAGCAAGCTCTCGGACGAGCAAGCCCACACGATCAAGATGAATGCCATCACGGAATGGGCAGCCTTGCCGGCCACCGAAATGTTCCTGCGCGACAATCGTGGCGACAGCGATTTCTGCGCGTTCATGTCGGTGTGGTTCTTTGAAGAGCAGAAGCATTCGCTGGTGCTGATCGAATACCTGCGCCGCTTTTGCCCGGACCTGGTGCCCACCGAGGAAGAACTGCACAACGTGCGCTTCGAGTTCGATGCCGCGCCCGAACTTGAAACCCTGATGCTGCACTTTTGCGGCGAGGTCCGCCTGAACCACTGGTACCGCCGCGCCGCTGAATGGCACACGGAGCCGGTCATCAAGGCCATCTACAAGACAGTGGCCCAGGACGAGGCCCGCCACGCTGGCGCCTACCTGCAATACATGCGCCGCGCCCTGCACGACCGCGGCCAGGACACCAGCGAGCAGGCCCGCCTGGCGTTCTCCAAGATCGGTGTGCTGATGGCCTCGGCCGGCCGTACGCAGCAGGCCCTGCACCCGACCAACCTGCATGTGAACAAGGACCTGTTCCCCAACGACACGGTGCAGTCGCGCCTGCCGGAACCGGGTTGGCTGGAGCACTGGCTGGACACGCAGATCCGCTTTGACGGCGAGTGGGAGCAGAAGGTCGCCACGCGCATCCTGCACATCCTGTCCAAGCTGATGGACCGCAGCTTCGAAACGGTGAAGGACCTGAACCGCTACCGCAAGGAAATGACGGCCCTGATCGTGCCCAAGGAAAAGCAGATCATCCTGGGCGGCGCCTGA
- the rfaE2 gene encoding D-glycero-beta-D-manno-heptose 1-phosphate adenylyltransferase, which yields MPAARFESKVLSRDECVAAVAAGRLPRPLVFTNGVFDILHRGHATYLDQAAQLGATLVVAVNTDESVRRLGKGAERPLNRMEDRAALLAALGCVTVVTSFHEDTPEALIGQLKPDLIVKGGDYDMEKLPETALVKSWGGRAVAIPFEFERSTTALVKKIQSQ from the coding sequence ATGCCTGCCGCCCGTTTCGAATCCAAGGTCCTGTCCCGCGACGAATGCGTCGCCGCCGTCGCCGCCGGCCGCTTGCCGCGGCCGCTGGTGTTCACCAACGGCGTCTTCGACATCCTGCACCGGGGCCACGCGACCTACCTCGACCAGGCCGCCCAGCTGGGCGCGACCCTGGTGGTGGCGGTCAACACCGACGAGTCGGTGCGCCGTCTGGGCAAGGGCGCCGAGCGCCCGCTGAACCGCATGGAAGACCGCGCCGCCTTGTTGGCCGCGCTGGGCTGCGTGACCGTGGTCACGTCTTTTCATGAAGACACGCCCGAGGCTCTGATCGGCCAGCTCAAGCCCGACCTGATCGTCAAGGGCGGCGACTACGACATGGAAAAGCTGCCCGAGACCGCCCTGGTCAAGTCCTGGGGCGGCCGCGCGGTGGCGATTCCGTTCGAGTTCGAGCGCTCGACCACGGCGCTCGTGAAGAAAATCCAGAGCCAGTAA
- a CDS encoding TolC family outer membrane protein — MRVRLLTALLVFTCAASVGPSLVRAQNLIQIWQSALGNDPIYAAARANYRAGLEKEPQARSLLLPLISAEAGGAYQETRSTRGLGVAYSGGRGVWDLSLTQPLFDWGRWQNFEQSKLIVADVEVQLQQAYQDLLLRVADAYFNVLYAQDTLTATEAEKAAVAGQLESAKRNFELGNATITDTYEAQSRYDLVVAQELRLQNDLEVRRDELAKIIGTAPGALAELPYGVQLPAPQPARVADWSNQAEASSLDVLRAQLLTRIAGREIQIAKSGHYPTLNLRASSGSASDAVMRNAAPGKPIDSTIGVVLSIPLYSGGGVSSQVTEKVQLEQKARHDYEAARRQAVQSARQYYTGVTSGLARIQALEAGEKSSRAAVEANRTGYEVGVRINLDVLNAQQQLYATQRDLALARYSTVLTSLRLKATSGILAETDLEAINRLLREPR, encoded by the coding sequence ATGCGTGTCCGATTGCTAACGGCTTTACTGGTTTTTACCTGCGCCGCGAGCGTCGGCCCATCGCTTGTCCGCGCGCAGAACCTGATCCAGATCTGGCAATCGGCGCTGGGCAATGACCCGATCTACGCCGCCGCGCGCGCCAACTACCGCGCCGGCCTGGAAAAAGAACCCCAGGCCCGTTCCCTGCTCCTGCCCCTGATCTCCGCCGAAGCCGGCGGCGCCTACCAGGAAACCCGCAGCACCCGCGGCCTGGGCGTGGCCTACAGCGGCGGCCGCGGCGTCTGGGACCTGTCCCTGACCCAGCCGCTGTTCGACTGGGGCCGCTGGCAGAACTTCGAACAATCCAAGCTGATCGTCGCCGACGTCGAAGTGCAACTGCAGCAGGCCTACCAGGACCTGCTGCTGCGCGTGGCCGACGCCTATTTCAATGTGCTCTATGCCCAGGACACGCTGACCGCCACCGAAGCCGAAAAGGCCGCCGTGGCCGGGCAGCTGGAGTCCGCCAAGCGCAACTTTGAACTCGGCAACGCCACCATCACCGACACCTACGAGGCGCAGTCGCGCTACGACCTGGTGGTGGCGCAGGAACTGCGCCTGCAGAACGACCTGGAAGTCCGCCGCGACGAATTGGCCAAGATCATCGGCACGGCGCCGGGCGCGCTGGCCGAACTGCCCTACGGCGTGCAGCTGCCGGCGCCGCAGCCCGCCCGCGTGGCCGACTGGAGCAACCAGGCCGAGGCTTCCAGCCTGGACGTGCTGCGCGCGCAACTCTTGACCCGCATCGCCGGCCGCGAGATCCAGATCGCCAAGAGCGGCCATTACCCCACCCTGAACCTGCGCGCCAGCAGCGGCAGCGCCAGCGACGCCGTCATGCGCAATGCCGCGCCGGGCAAGCCGATAGACAGCACGATCGGAGTGGTGCTGTCGATTCCGCTGTACTCCGGCGGCGGCGTCTCGTCGCAAGTGACCGAAAAGGTCCAGCTGGAGCAAAAGGCTCGCCACGACTACGAGGCGGCGCGCCGCCAGGCCGTCCAGTCCGCGCGCCAGTACTACACCGGCGTGACCAGCGGGCTGGCCCGGATCCAGGCCCTGGAGGCCGGCGAAAAATCCAGCCGCGCCGCGGTCGAGGCCAATCGCACCGGCTATGAGGTCGGGGTGCGTATCAACCTGGACGTGCTCAACGCCCAGCAGCAGCTTTACGCCACCCAGCGCGACCTGGCCCTGGCGCGCTACAGCACCGTGCTCACCAGCCTGCGTCTGAAGGCCACCAGCGGCATCCTGGCCGAAACGGACCTGGAAGCGATCAACCGCTTGCTGCGCGAGCCGCGCTGA
- a CDS encoding protein-L-isoaspartate O-methyltransferase family protein, whose translation MNASTLPDVEQARFNMVEQQIRPWDVLDANVLQALFDVRREQFVPPALRALAFSDLELPLEINAVNTRQNMLAPKVEARLAQELLLTKSDCVLEIGTGSGYQAALLGYLAQQVTSVEIDSRLVTFAQQNLQMSNVTNVKVETGDARNGWGSTEYDAILVTGSVPTVPDALKYQLRVGGRLVVVVGQAPVMTACRITRTTAASFETVNLFETVIKPLRGVAVSQFKF comes from the coding sequence ATGAACGCTTCGACCCTGCCCGACGTAGAACAAGCCCGCTTCAACATGGTGGAACAGCAGATCCGCCCCTGGGATGTTCTGGACGCCAACGTGCTGCAAGCGCTGTTCGATGTGCGCCGCGAACAATTCGTTCCGCCGGCCCTGCGCGCGCTGGCGTTTTCCGACCTGGAACTGCCGCTTGAGATCAACGCGGTCAACACCCGCCAGAACATGCTGGCGCCCAAGGTGGAAGCCCGCCTGGCGCAAGAGCTGCTGCTGACCAAGTCCGACTGTGTGCTGGAAATCGGCACCGGCTCCGGCTACCAGGCCGCGCTGCTGGGCTACCTGGCGCAGCAGGTCACCTCGGTCGAGATCGACAGCCGCCTGGTGACGTTCGCGCAGCAGAACCTGCAGATGAGCAACGTCACCAACGTCAAGGTCGAAACCGGCGATGCCCGCAACGGCTGGGGCTCCACCGAATACGACGCCATTCTCGTCACGGGTTCCGTGCCGACCGTCCCCGACGCGCTGAAGTACCAGCTGCGCGTGGGCGGCCGCCTGGTCGTGGTCGTGGGCCAGGCCCCCGTCATGACCGCCTGTCGCATCACCCGCACCACTGCGGCCAGCTTCGAAACCGTGAACCTGTTCGAAACCGTCATCAAGCCGCTGCGCGGCGTCGCGGTCTCGCAGTTCAAGTTCTGA
- the thiD gene encoding bifunctional hydroxymethylpyrimidine kinase/phosphomethylpyrimidine kinase, which produces MSSRQQAASGRPIPNALTIAGVDPSGGAGILADVKAMSALGAYGCAVIAALTAQNTQGVTGISAVQPAFVGQQIDTLFADVRIDAVKIGMLGQQPVIQVVAEKLAKWTPAHVVLDPVMVAKSGDLLLERDAVGAMREALLPQATLLTPNLPEAGVLLEERPVETVKEMRRVAERLRNKLAHSGERWVLVKGGHLPGSETIDLLHDGDRMIELPGHRIETVNTHGTGCTLSAALAALLPQTGDVPEAARRAKAYLTEAIRHAERLSVGSGHGPVHHFHAWW; this is translated from the coding sequence ATGAGCAGCCGCCAGCAGGCCGCCAGCGGCCGTCCCATCCCCAACGCGCTGACCATCGCCGGCGTCGACCCGTCCGGCGGCGCCGGCATCCTGGCCGACGTCAAGGCCATGAGCGCGCTGGGCGCCTACGGCTGCGCGGTGATCGCGGCGCTGACGGCGCAGAACACCCAGGGCGTCACCGGCATTTCGGCGGTCCAGCCCGCCTTTGTCGGCCAGCAGATCGACACGCTGTTCGCGGACGTGCGCATCGACGCGGTCAAGATCGGCATGCTGGGCCAGCAGCCGGTGATCCAGGTGGTGGCCGAGAAGCTCGCCAAATGGACCCCGGCCCATGTGGTGCTGGACCCGGTCATGGTGGCCAAGAGCGGCGACCTGCTGCTGGAGCGCGACGCCGTGGGCGCCATGCGCGAGGCCTTGCTGCCCCAGGCCACCCTGCTCACGCCCAATCTGCCCGAGGCCGGCGTGCTGCTGGAAGAGCGCCCGGTGGAAACGGTCAAGGAAATGCGGCGCGTGGCCGAGCGCCTGCGCAACAAGCTGGCGCACTCGGGCGAACGCTGGGTGCTGGTCAAGGGCGGCCACCTGCCCGGCAGCGAGACCATCGACCTGCTGCACGACGGCGACCGCATGATCGAATTGCCCGGCCACCGCATCGAAACCGTCAACACCCACGGCACCGGCTGCACCTTGTCGGCGGCGCTGGCCGCGCTGCTGCCGCAAACCGGGGACGTGCCCGAGGCCGCGCGCCGCGCCAAGGCCTACCTGACGGAAGCCATCCGCCACGCCGAGCGCCTGTCGGTGGGCTCCGGCCACGGCCCGGTGCACCACTTCCACGCCTGGTGGTAG